The Coregonus clupeaformis isolate EN_2021a chromosome 18, ASM2061545v1, whole genome shotgun sequence genome has a segment encoding these proteins:
- the mlec gene encoding malectin: protein MAMRRVTVPLVIGLVVAVLSLLAEHCWADGGGPNLAERVIWAVNAGGEAHTDMHGIHFKKDPLEGKLGKASDYGVRLPILRSSPEDQVLYQTERYNEDTFGYEVPIREEGDYILVMKYAEVYFAQSQQKVFDVRLNDHVVVKDLDIFERVGHSTAHDEIVPFSIRRGKLSVQGEVSTFNGKLTVEFVKGYYDNPKVCALYVMKGTLDDVPKLQPHPGLEKREELEEEEEEETEAGEEGGKKSTSTVPKYKVQSGPRTPNPYAADNSSLMFPILVAFGVFIPTLFCLCRL, encoded by the exons ATGGCAATGCGGCGGGTAACAGTCCCATTGGTCATTGGGCTGGTCGTGGCGGTGTTGTCGCTGCTGGCTGAACACTGTTGGGCGGATGGTGGGGGCCCAAACCTTGCTGAACGAGTTATTTGGGCAGTGAACGCTGGCGGGGAAGCTCACACAGACATGCATGGCATTCATTTTAAGAAGGATCCATTGGAAGGAAAGCTTGGGAAAG CTTCAGATTATGGAGTCCGTCTGCCCATATTGCGCTCTAGTCCTGAAGACCAAGTTCTCTACCAGACAGAACGCTACAATGAGGATACTTTTGGCTATGAGGTGCCGATTCGTGAGGAAGGAGACTATATACTAGTCATGAAGTATGCAGAGGTCTACTTTGCCCAGTCTCAGCAGAAG GTATTTGACGTGCGTCTTAATGACCACGTGGTGGTGAAAGATCTGGATATCTTTGAGCGGGTGGGTCACAGTACAGCTCATGACGAAATAGTGCCCTTCTCAATACGCCGCGGTAAGCTGAGTGTCCAGGGGGAGGTGTCCACCTTCAACGGCAAGCTCACTGTGGAGTTTGTCAAG GGTTATTACGACAACCCCAAGGTCTGTGCTCTGTACGTGATGAAGGGGACATTAGACG ATGTACCAAAACTCCAGCCTCACCCTGGACTGGAGAAACGTGAAGAacttgaagaggaggaggaagaggagactgAGGCAGGAGAAGAGGGTGGTAAGAAGAGTACCTCAACAGTTCCCAAGTACAAGGTCCAGTCGGGCCCCAGAACACCAAACCCGTACGCGGCTGACAATAGCAGCCTCATGTTCCCTATCCTGGTGGCGTTCGGTGTGTTCATCCCTACACTCTTCTGCCTCTGTCGGCTGTGA